TAAAGCACTGAGCCGGTCGATACTGTAAACATCCGACCTGGCTCTACTTCTTTTGCATGGCAGGCTTTCTCATATTGGCGAAAGTTTTCGGGAAAAGCTCGTTTAAATTGCAAGGCGATACCTTTACCCATGACACCAACGCAGTTAACGGTGTTGACTAGGGCTTCGGTTTTCTCTTCCAATAGGTTGCCTTGCTTAAACTGAATCATTACTTTTCCCTATTCTTGTTAGTACAATTGTACTATAGAGTAGTTGTTCAGTAATACCAATTAGAGCAAACGCTTATTTGGATCTGATAGTTAAATTTTGCTAAGATTTCCTCAACTTGTAGTTTAGTTGTGTTATTTATTACACCAATTTTTGTAATTAATCTCCAAGGGCAAAATTGATAAACTAAAAATTCTGCTTGTCGCCTCCGCTTGCTATCGTTATCTTCTGGGCTCTTATCCCAATATTTATCTTTCATAATTGCCCAATCAATAGAGGATTCTAAAGCTGATAAATCGTCGTAAAAATCGCTGTAGCTCATAACGGCATGACCATCTGTGAAAGCAAAAGGGATACCCTCACTTTTTATTATTTCGGCTTCTGCTACTAGGTAAATGATTGGGTTTTGTCCTTGAGTATAATCGGCTACTCTACCATTGTGAATTGCGTAAAGCATGGGGGAACGAGGAGCCAAATAAAATGGCACATAGTCGTGCAATACTCCACCGGCACCGCAGGGGACAGGAATTCTA
This genomic stretch from Ancylothrix sp. D3o harbors:
- a CDS encoding DUF4433 domain-containing protein; the protein is MTFIYHITHINNLPLILKSGGLFAKNELIQQEVNHLDIAHEGIQSRRARIPVPCGAGGVLHDYVPFYLAPRSPMLYAIHNGRVADYTQGQNPIIYLVAEAEIIKSEGIPFAFTDGHAVMSYSDFYDDLSALESSIDWAIMKDKYWDKSPEDNDSKRRRQAEFLVYQFCPWRLITKIGVINNTTKLQVEEILAKFNYQIQISVCSNWYY
- a CDS encoding macro domain-containing protein, with protein sequence MIQFKQGNLLEEKTEALVNTVNCVGVMGKGIALQFKRAFPENFRQYEKACHAKEVEPGRMFTVSTGSVL